The Pecten maximus chromosome 10, xPecMax1.1, whole genome shotgun sequence region atgtaaatgtcaaaacacaggttcctgtactgtaaaatgtaaaggtcaGAAAATAGGTTCCCGTactgtaaaatgtaaaggtcaaaacacaggttcctgtaccaCCAAATGTAAAGGTCAGAAAACAGGTTCCTGTACCGCCAAATGTAAAAGTCAAAACACAGGTTCCTGTactgtaaaatgtaaaggtcaaCACACAGGTTCCTGTACCGCCAAATGTgaaggtcaaaacacaggttcctgtaccaccaaatgtaaatgtcaaaacacaggttcttgtactgtaaaatgtaaaggtcagaaaacaggttcctgtaccaccaaatgtaaaggtcaaaacacagattcctgtactgtaaaatgtaaaggtcagaaaacaggttcctgtaccaccaaatgtaaatgtcaaaacacaggttcctgtactgtaaaatgtaaaggtcaGAAAATAGGTTCCTGTactgtaaaatgtaaaggtcaaaacacaggttcctgtaccaCCAAATGTAAAGGTCAGAAAACAGGTTCCTGTACCGCCAAATGTAAAAGTCAAAACACAGGTTCCTGTactgtaaaatgtaaaggtcaaCACACAGGTTCCTGTACCGCCAAATGTgaaggtcaaaacacaggttcCTGTAACTTCAAATGTgaaggtcaaaacacaggttcctgtaccgccaaatgtaaaggtcaaaacacaggttACCGCCAAATGTAAAGGTCAAATCACAGGTTCGTGTGACGCCAAATCtaaaggtcaaaacacaggttcCTGTACCGCCAAATGTgaaggtcaaaacacaggttcGTGTGCCGCCAAATGTgaaggtcaaaacacaggttcCTGTAACTTCAAATGTgaaggtcaaaacacaggttcctgtaccgccaaatgtaaaggtcaaaacacaggttACCGCCAAATGTAAAGGTCAAATCACAGGTTCGTGTGACGCCAAATCtaaaggtcaaaacacaggttcCTGTACCGCCAAATGTgaaggtcaaaacacaggttcGTGTGCCGCcaaatgtaaaggtcaaaacacaggttTTTGTACCGCCAAATGTTaaggtcaaaacacaggttcctgtaccaccaaatgtaaaggtcaaaacacaggttcctgtaccgccaaatgtaaaggtcaaaacacaggttTCTGTATCCTTaaatgtaaaggtcaaaacacaggttcCTGTGACCTCAAATGTgaaggtcaaaacacaggttcctgtaccatcaaatgtaaaggtcaaaacacaggttcctgtaccgccaaatgtaaaggtcaaaacacaggttaccgccaaatgtaaaggtcaaaacacaggttcCTGTGCCGCcaaatgtaaaggtcaaaacAGAGGTTCCTGTATCATcaaatgtaaaggtcaaaacacaggttcCTGTACCGCCAAATGTAAAGGTCAGAAAACAGGTTCCTGTACCACCAAATGTAAAGATTCCTGTactgtaaaatgtaaaggtcaaaaAAAAGATTCCTGTactgtaaaatgtaaaggtcagaaaacaggttcctgtaccaccaaatgtaaatgtcaaaacacaggttcttgtactgtaaaatgtaaaggtcaGGAAACAGGTTCCTGTACCACCAAATGTAAAAGTCAAAACACAGATTCCTGTactgtaaaatgtaaaggtcagaaaacaggttcctgtaccaccaaatgtaaatgtcaaaacacaggttcctgtactgtaaaatgtaaaggtcaGAAAACAGGTTCCTGTactgtaaaatgtaaaggtcaaaacacaggttcctgtaccaCCAAATGTAAAGGTCAGAAAACAGGTTCCTGTACCGCcaaatgtaaaggtcaaaacacaggttcctgtactgtaaaatgtaaaggtcaaCACACAGGTTCCTGTACCGCCAAATGTgaaggtcaaaacacaggttcCTGTAACTTCAAATGTgaaggtcaaaacacaggttcctgtaccgccaaatgtaaaggtcaaaacacaggttACCGCCAAATGTAAAGGTCAAATCACAGGTTCGTGTGACGCCAAATCtaaaggtcaaaacacaggttcctgtaccgccaaatataaatgtcaaaacacaggttcctgtactgtaaaatgtaaaggtcaGAAAACAGGTTCCTGTACCACCAAATGTAAAGATTCCTGTactgtaaaatgtaaaggtcaaaaaaaggttcctgtaccaccaaatgtaaatgtcaaaacacaggttcttgtactgtaaaatgtaaaggtCTGAAAACAGGTTCCTGTACCACCAAATGTAAAGATTCCTGTactgtaaaatgtaaaggtaaaaaaaagattcctgtactgtaaaatgtaaaggtaaaaaaaaaggttCCTGTACCACCAAATGTAAAGATTCCTGTactgtaaaatgtaaaggtcaGAAAACAGGTTCCTGTactgtaaaatgtaaaggtcaaaaAAAAGATTCCTGTactgtaaaatgtaaaggtcagaaaacaggttcctgtaccaccaaatgtaaatgtcaaaacacaggttcttgtactgtaaaatgtaaaggtcaGAAAACAGGTTCCTGTACCACCAAATGTAAAAGTCAAAACACAGATTCCTGTactgtaaaatgtaaaggtcagaaaacaggttcctgtaccaccaaatgtaaatgtcaaaacacaggttcctgtactgtaaaatgtaaaggtcaGAAAATAGGTTCCTGTactgtaaaatgtaaaggtcaaaacacaggttcctgtaccaCCAAATGTAAAGGTCAGAAAACAGGTTCCTGTACCGCcaaatgtaaaggtcaaaacacaggttcctgtactgtaaaatgtaaaggtcaaCACACAGGTTCCTGTACCGCCAAATGTgaaggtcaaaacacaggttcctgtaccaccaaatgtaaatgtcaaaacacaggttcttgtactgtaaaatgtaaaggtcaGAAAACAGGTTCCTTTACCACcaaatgtaaaggtcaaaacacagattcctgtactgtaaaatgtaaaggtcagaaaacaggttcctgtaccaccaaatgtaaatgtcaaaacacaggttcctgtactgtaaaatgtaaaggtcaGAAAATAGGTTCCTGTactgtaaaatgtaaaggtcaaaacacaggttcctgtaccaCCAAATGTTAAGGTCAGAAAACAGGTTCCTGTACCGCCAAATGTAAAAGTCAAAACACAGGTTCCTGTactgtaaaatgtaaaggtcaaCACACAGGTTCCTGTACCGCCAAATGTgaaggtcaaaacacaggttcCTGTAACTTCAAATGTgaaggtcaaaacacaggttcctgtaccgccaaatgtaaaggtcaaaacacaggttACCGCCAAATGTAAAGGTCAAATCACAGGTTCGTGTGACGCCAAATCtaaaggtcaaaacacaggttcCTGTACCGCCAAATGTgaaggtcaaaacacaggttcGTGTGCCGCCAAATGTgaaggtcaaaacacaggttcCTGTAACTTCAAATGTgaaggtcaaaacacaggttcctgtaccgccaaatgtaaaggtcaaaacacaggttACCGCCAAATGTAAAGGTCAAATCACAGGTTCGTGTGACGCCAAATCtaaaggtcaaaacacaggttcCTGTACCGCCAAATGTgaaggtcaaaacacaggttcGTGTGCCGCcaaatgtaaaggtcaaaacacaggttcctgtaccgccaaatgtaaaggtcaaaacacaggttcCTGTACCGCCAAATGTgaaggtcaaaacacaggttTCTGTATCCTTaaatgtaaaggtcaaaacacaggttcCTGTGACCTCAAATGTgaaggtcaaaacacaggttcctgtaccatcaaatgtaaaggtcaaaacacaggttcctgtaccgccaaatgtaaaggtcaaaacacaggttaccgccaaatgtaaaggtcaaaacacaggttcCTGTGCCGCcaaatgtaaaggtcaaaacAGAGGTTCCTGTATCATcaaatgtaaaggtcaaaacacaggttcCTGTACCGCCAAATGTgaaggtcaaaacacaggttcCTGTATCCTTaaatgtaaaggtcaaaacacaggttcCTGTGACCTCAAATGTAAGGTCAAAACACAGATTCCTGTACCGCTAAATATAGaggtcaaaacacaggttcCTGTACCGCTAAATATAGaggtcaaaacacaggttcCTGTACCGCCAAATGTgaaggtcaaaacacaggttcCTGTATCCTTaaatgtaaaggtcaaaacacaggttcCTGTGACCTCAAATGTGAAGGTCAAAACACAGATTCCTGTACCATcaaatgtaaaggtcaaaacacaggttcGTGTGCCGCCAAATGTGAAGGTCAAAACACAGATTCCTGTACCATcaaatgtaaaggtcaaaacacaggttcctgtaccgccaaatgtaaaggtcaaaacacaggttcctgtaccaCCAAATGTAAAAGTCAAAACACAGGTTCCTGTACCGCcaaatgtaaaggtcaaaacacaggttcGTGTGCCGCcaaatgtaaaggtcaaaacACAGATTCCTGTACCGCTAAATATAGaggtcaaaacacaggttcCTGTACCGCTAAATATAGaggtcaaaacacaggttcCTGTACCGCCAAATGTgaaggtcaaaacacaggttcCTGTATCCTTAAATGTAAAGGTCAAGACACAGGTTCCTGTGACCTCAAATGTGAAGGTCAAAACACAGATTCCTGTACCATcaaatgtaaaggtcaaaacACAGTTTCCGGTACCGCcaaatgtaaaggtcaaaacacaggttcctgtaccaccaaatgtgaaggtcaaaacacaggttcctgtatcgccaaatgtaaaggtcaaaacacaggttcccgtactgtaaaatgtaaaggtcaaCACACAGGTTCCTGTACCGCCAAATATgaaggtcaaaacacaggttcCTGTAACTTcaaatgtaaaggtcaaaacacaggtCCCTGTACCGCTAAATATAGAGGTCAAATCACAGGTTCCTGTACCGCCGAACGTGATTTTAAGAATGCATATAGATATCTTAATTTGTATGTGTTCAAGTTTCTGTTATCAGTGACGAGCTTTGTTTAATACCTGGTAGGCTATTCTTAGAgaatggaaaaaaatcaatacatatgtattgtcAAATCTGTAAAAACGTTTttacgtacatgtacagtaaaccgCTCTGATAATACCtgaaccagagacctatatactagtatataggtctctgcctgaaccacaggcgtctgcttctggttaatatctataaaataaaacagaaaagaaacattagtccctactcctaccATATCAACATTATACACTGTAGTAGTAGGAGCAAATATTTTCTCTCATCACTTaccagatgcagacgcctgtgcGTGATGGACAGCTTTTGTATTTGGCACCGAATCTGCACTCTCACTTTCTGTCTCTCATCTACTTTTTccttaaattatttttttcccgATTTAAACAAACTACTACAGCATATCTGCCATGTTGTTAgggttttaaatgtgttttaaatatGCTATTTCTGTACGTAAAAAGAAAACACAGTATGTCAgttatgtaaatgtaatgttatatgttgTTTTCATGGAGAAGAGCTCGTAAGTTGTAAGCAAGTTGTCGTTCATCCATTTGTCGTTTTTTgacatcaattttttttctcaaaagttCCCGCCACCTTCCGTCCGGAGCAGTCCTGTCcgttattcatttattttactaCCAATCACAGTCAACATCCTGTCGTAAAACTGGGTTTTCCCCCATCAGGACCTGTCAGCATACATCCGCGTCTGTACATGTCTCTGTCTGTACAGGAAGTCCCCAACTGTACTGCGGCGCGTTCGTTGCTGTTGTAATGCTTGTAAAGATACTGAAGGGTTCAAACTGTCTATCATCAAGAACACTTTGAATATCAAGATTTCAATAAAGAAATGGTTATGGAAGTTTCAAAATAACCATTGACAATATCTAATCATGATTGACTTGTGTAATCAAGCactataattgtacaaataatgaaTGATAACATACCTGTTATGATATCGATCGTTGTATAAAGTCCACTACGAAAAACATaaccggtacggtcagggatgtaaataaaagatatattatatcaacaatacaagtactgatgttgacctttacagtcagggatgtaaattaaagttgtagtatatcataaatacaggtactaagaTTGACCGGTACTGTCGggtgtaaattaaagttgtagtatatcataaatacaggtactaagattgaccggtacggtcggggatgtaaattaaagctgtaatatatatctttaatacaatgtacatgtactaatgttgaccggtacggtcagggatgtaaatttaagctgtatgatattattataacaggtacttatgttgacaaGTATGGtcagggatgtcaatcaaagttaTAGTatttcataaatacaggtactaatgttgaccggtacagtcagggatgtaaatcaaagttgtatatatcataaatacaggtactaatattgaccggtacagtcagggatgtaaattaaagttatatattatcattaatacaggtactagtgttgaccggtacagtcagggatgtaaattaaagttgtagtatatcataaatacaggtactaatgctgaccgatacagtcagggatgtaaataaaagctgtaatatatctttaatacaggtactgatgttgaccggtacagtgaGGGATGTGaattaaagttttattatatcataaataaagtTACGTATGtcgaccggtacggtcagggatgtaaattaaagatgtatattatcattaatacaggtacttatgttgaccggtacagtcagggatgtaaatcagaggtgtagtatatcataaatacaggtaccaatgttgaccggtacggtcagggatgtaaatacaaactgtaatatatctttaatacaggtactaatgctgaccggtacggtcagggatgttaatcaaagttgtattatatcatgaatacaggtactaatattgaccggtactgtcagggatgtaaattaaagttatagtatatcataaaaacaggtactaatattgaccggtacagtcagggatgtaaatacaagctgtaatatatctttgatacaggtactaatgctgaccggtacagtcagggatgtaaattaaagttgtattatatcattaatacaggtactgatgttgaccggtacggtcagggatgcaaattaaagttgtagtatatcataaatacaggtactgatgttgaccggtacagtcagggatgtaaatcaaagttgtatcacatcatgaatacaggtactcatgttgaccggtacagtcagggatgtaaattaaagttgtagtatatcatcaatacaggtactaatggtgaccggtacggtcggggatgtaaattaaagctttattatatcatgaatacagctactaatggtgaccggtacagtcaggNNNNNNNNNNNNNNNNNNNNNNNNNNNNNNNNNNNNNNNNNNNNNNNNNNNNNNNNNNNNNNNNNNNNNNNNNNNNNNNNNNNNNNNNNNNNNNNNNNNNaggtcaaaacacaggttcCTGTACCGCCAAATGTgaaggtcaaaacacaggttTCTGTATCCTTaaatgtaaaggtcaaaacacaggttcCTGTGATGACCTCAAATGTGAAGGTCAAAACACAGATTCCTGTACCATcaaatgtaaaggtcaaaacacaggttcGTGTGCCGCCAAATGTGAAGGTCAAAACACAGATTCCTGTACCATcaaatgtaaaggtcaaaacacaggttcctgtaccgccaaatgtaaaggtcaaaacacaggttcCTGTACCGCCAAATGTAAAAGTTAAAACACAGGTTCCTGTACCGCcaaatgtaaaggtcaaaacacaggttcGTGTGCCGCcaaatgtaaaggtcaaaacACAGATTCCTGTACCGCTAAATATAGaggtcaaaacacaggttcCTGTACCGCTAAATATAGaggtcaaaacacaggttcCTGTACCGCCAAATGTgaaggtcaaaacacaggttcCTGTATCCTTaaatgtaaaggtcaaaacacaggttcCTGTGACCTCAAATGTGAAGGTCAAAACACAGATTCCTGTACCATcaaatgtaaaggtcaaaacACAGTTTCCGGTACCGCcaaatgtaaaggtcaaaacacaggttcctgtaccaccaaatgtgaaggtcaaaacacaggttcctgtatcgccaaatgtaaaggtcaaaacacaggttcccgtactgtaaaatgtaaaggtcaaCACACAGGTTCCTGTACCGCCAAATGTgaaggtcaaaacacaggttcCTGTAACTTcaaatgtaaaggtcaaaacacaggtCCCTGTACCGCTAAATATAGAGGTCAAATCACAGGTTCCTGTACCGCCGAACGTGATTTTAAGAATGCATATAGATATCTTAATTTGTATGTGTTCAAGTTTCTGTTATCAGTGACGAGCTTTGTTTAATACCTGGTAGGCTATTCTTAGAgaatggaaaaaaatcaatacatatgtattgtcAAATCTGTAAAAAAGCGTTTttacgtacatatgtacatgtacagtaaaccgCTCTGATAATACCtgaaccagagacctatatactagtatataggtctctgcctgaaccacaggcgtctgcttctggttaatatctataaaataaaacagaaaagaaacattagtccctactcctaccATATCAACATTATACACTGTAGTAGTAGGAGCAAATATTTTCTCTCATCACTTaccagatgcagacgcctgtgcGTGATGGACAGCTTTTGTATTTGGCACCGAATCTGCACTCTCACTTTCTGTCTCTCATCTACTTTTTccttaaattatttttttcccgATTTAAACAAACTACTACAGCATATCTGCCATGTTGTTAgggttttaaatgtgttttaaatatGCTATTTCTGTACGTAAAAAGAAAACACAGTATGTCAgttatgtaaatgtaatgttatatgttgTTTTCATGGAGAAGAGCTCGTAAGTTGTAAGCAAGTTGTCGTTCATCCATTTGTCGTTTTTTgacatcaatttttttttcaaaagttccCGCCACCTTCCGTCCGGAGCAGTCCTGTCcgttattcatttattttactaCCAATCACAGTCAACATCCTGTCGTAAAACTGGGTTTTCCCCTGCAACACACGTACAGGTACGGTTTTGTTTGTGAAATCAGCAAATGCAATAGTCTACATTTTAAAAAGACATGCCCATAATGGCATTGAACATACTCGCTTGTAAATGATTTGTCCGCTTGTAAGTGCCATACCCTCTAAAGTCTTGTAAACTCATGATTTACCGGCGGGCATGTCAACATTTACTCctatacactacagtacagtacGTATAAGAGTAGCAATGACAGGCATACGCAAGTTATGGCAAGTTATGGCAATTTCCCATGCATGCTGCCCCGTGTTAAATAGGTCAATGTTTAATTCCATGTTTACCAGCTATAATTGTCTGTTCTTTCTATTTTCACTAAACAGTAATCACAATGAAGTGTGTTCTACTTGTCTTTCATATGATTATTACGTTTATCGATGTTTTCTTCAGCAAAAACGCCTTTATTCATAGCCTCCCACAGCGTAAAATATGGCGTCATCGCTGCCATTTTGGTAGCCATGTGACAGCAAAAGAggcttaaaatatatataaagacacgTGTGAATCGGAATCAATTGTGTGTTTTGACTAAAAGGAATGCAAAGCAATATCTAAACATGTAgtaaaccagaaaaaaaaatagtttggcAACAGAAACTATAGCGGAGAGACGAGGTACCGATAAAATCGGGGTCCTCCTAAAGACATGAATGGACCTGAAAGGACCTGAATCTGGCATCTAAACATGGCTTAACACCATTTCTAATATTTTCTGTCATTTTCAATTCTTTGTATTATTTGTATCATTACGATTGATTTCTTACAGTATGTTTTCACGAGAATTGATGTGCACGAAACTGCATTTTTGCATCAATGGTAGCTAAACCACTGCCTACACAGAAAACCCTCATTAATATTGGACCACCAGTTTGCCTGCTCATTGCATCATTAAATCTATTGTAGGACATCAGGAGTtgaatgaatattttgataaactGCAGACAGTCACTACATCGGCTGCTTCCTCGTACAGTAATGGCAGGCGGTGGGGAACCACAGAAGGATATCTTTGCAGATTTTGACAGACTCGGGGCACTTCTTGGGTTTACTAAGGTAGGGATGATTTTTTATTCTCTAAAAATCACTGAAAGGTAGAAAGGATGGAATAGTGGACTgaaaacctgtatataataatCATTCTCCATCTTTTACAAGGTGTTGTTTAGATAGGTAATTCATTGATTTCCTATTCTTACTACATGTTTAAATCTTTCTGTTGGAGTTTTGAAATCATTgtttaacaaataataaatatcaattgataaaagatcaattatattacatgaaaaaacaaaataaagagtACTGCATATACAAAAATTAACAGTgagttatatatcaattaattaatctATGTACATGAAAATGTAGTTGTATCTGCCATGTGCCATCCTTGTACCTTAGTACCCTATGcttaccctgtacctacccTGTACCTACCCTATACCTACCCTATACCTATCCTGTACATACCcaaatttgatatcaaaacagGAAATATATTGACACACTGGTGCAAGTTAAGTATTCAATTATAAAAGTTTTGACAGTTCTTGACAACCAGAAAAATATTCTAAATCTTTGTTTTCTCATCCATTGTATATTTCCTGTAAATGATTGAATGTAAACTTTCTGGATTATCAgaatctataaatagatataatgCAGATCTGGTGACAGGTTTACTTATGTTTCCACAGCCGAAGGGTCGACCCAGCTCTAACATAAGTGAGTTCAGGGAACATTTTGCCAAAGCTAAGCACATAGTGGTCCTGACTGGAGCGGGTGTCAGTGCGGAGAGTGGAGTTCCAACATTCCGCGGAGCTGGTGGATACTGGCGCAAGTGGCAAGCACAGGTAGAGGACTTTAAAAGCAGCTAGTTCCTGACAATagtgtaattatataatcatttaaaGAGAAGAATCCCTCAGCAGGCTGTTGTACTAAACGTTCCTGTACATACTTCACACTATAACCATTTCCAGGCCCACAAAGTTTGAGCTTCTCTTctttttgaatttaaagggaatAAATAATTGTCGCAATGCAGCATCTTTCAAGCAACAATAATAATCTTCTATAACATATTTGAACTTGAGCTTCAATTTTTCATGTACATTTCTTTCATGTTTCAAGCTACACGTATGcattattttaagttttatgCTTACTCACGGAAAAAGTATTTATTGATTCCGAACAATTTATTTGACCCTTAAATTCAGCAATTTCAGAAATTAAATCACAAATGTTAAGAGTTCCATCATGTTAAATAGACATATCCTTGTTACTATAGGCATGCCCTTGTTACTATAGACATGTCCTTGTTACTATAGACATGTCCTTGTTACTATAGACATGTCCTTGTTACTATAGACATGTCCTTGTTGCTATAGACATATCCTTGTTACTATAGGCATGTCCTTGTTGCCACTAGAGCTGGGTATCGGTTTCACAACAGGTTTTCTCTCCATTCATCTTGTACATACATaagtacatacatgtgtgaCATGGTATTTTGAAACATGGTGAAATGAACTtgggtcaaaataccataatGGTAAAGTGAACCACAGTactgggtcaaggtcaaggtcaaggttgaCGTTGATATTTTTAGACAATCCAAgtttaaaaatcattacaatgtGACATAGTTTGCATGGGCTAGAAGGAAATATGTATTGCTTGTTAAACAGTGATGAAACACATTATCCTTGGAATTGGATCAACATTAATGCTTGTTTTTGTTGCAGCAACTGGCTACCCCAGAAGCATTCGACAGGGATCCGTCGCTGGTTTGGGAGTTTTATCATCACAGACGGGAGGTCATGAACTCAAAGTCCCCTAACAAGGTATATCTCCTTATGGTCATGTCTTAATATGTGTCACTGTAAAACCAGATTTTTATTAATACAAAGGACACCTGACCGATTGTTTATTCTCACTATTTAGTGTCTTTTCAGTAAAGTTTGCATCGGGAtctaacagtgttatatcatATTATCTGTACAGTTTGAATGGAACTACTGAAAATCATTGGAGCTCTTGTTACTTTCTAATGTAAATTCTGCCTCACAATTTTGGAACATTGGAGGAGGATTGAATactgtacagtggaccctcgataatccgaacaccttcgttcccagtccaaaccgtccggattacgagttttccggactgccgaatttctAGAATCAGGACTTCTATCAATTTCCGTCTGTCATCTGTAGACAAACATTCGTCTGTAGTAATTACTTACTCTCGACCAGTCTTTATGAAACTTGATCAAAGGTTATTGGGCACTTTTCAATGAATTCCGATTAATTTCTTGCAAGTTGTCTTTGTTTTATGACATCCTCGAATACATTTTCTGTGGGAGCAGGAGATATAGTGTTAGTCTGAGGTGTAGTTCTCTAGTTTATCATTAGATTGTTCAAACAAGATTAAGATTAAACATTCATAAAACAGAGcgtgttttaaaattttatgcAGGCCCACATTGCTATAGCTGAATGTGAGAAAAGACTTGCAGAACAAAATCGTCGCGTGATTGTCATTACCCAGAATATTGACGAACTACACCGTCAGGCAGGCACCAAAAACATCCTCGAACTTCATGGTTAGTGCGACATTTTCTACACTGAATATTGTATTGTTAAGAATCTTTACAGACTGGATCTTTGGTAAGTTAGGTTAGACTGTACACGTATCTTCACTAACTGCCTGTATCAGTAGAAATGATTCTCCAGGCCCTAGGTCTGTCATAGTGACTTTGTTATGAGACATGCATTAGTATGTAAAAATTGTTGTCAACTTTTATCTTAGGGAATCCCTCAACATATTGTACTTaaaagtgttcttacttcaaccatacctaccagtaagtgttcttacttcaaccaTATCTACTGAGTAAATGTTCTTACTTCAGtcatacctactgagtaagtgttcttacttcaatgaaacctactgagtaagtgttcttacttcaaccatacctaccagtaagtgttcttacttcaaccatacctactgagtaagtgttcttacttcaatgaaacctactgagtaagtgttcttacttcaaccatatctactgagtaagtgttcttacttcagtcatacctactgagtaagtgttcttacttcaaccatacctactgagtaagtgttcttacttcaatgaaacctactgagtaagtgttcttacttcaaccatatctactgagtaagtgttcttacttcaaccatacctactgagtaagagatcttacttcaaccatacctactgagtaagtgttcttacttcaatgaaacctactgagtaagtgttcttacttcaaccatacctactgagtaagtgttcttacttcaatgaaacctactgagtaagtgttcttactttaAGCATATCTACTGAGTAAGAGATCTTACTTCAACCgtacctactgagtaagtgttcttacttcaaccaaacctactgagtaagt contains the following coding sequences:
- the LOC117336090 gene encoding NAD-dependent protein deacylase sirtuin-5, mitochondrial-like, producing MNILINCRQSLHRLLPRTVMAGGGEPQKDIFADFDRLGALLGFTKPKGRPSSNISEFREHFAKAKHIVVLTGAGVSAESGVPTFRGAGGYWRKWQAQQLATPEAFDRDPSLVWEFYHHRREVMNSKSPNKAHIAIAECEKRLAEQNRRVIVITQNIDELHRQAGTKNILELHGSLFKVRCVKCEEVTVNRDSPICAALEGKGEPNPEAKDAGIPVENLPRCKKESCKGLLRPHVVWFGESLDPAVLESSHKELEECDLCLVVGTSSVVYPAAMFAPAVASRGVPVAEINMEETDVTAGLGFHFQGPAGFIVPEALAKHESEP